From one Formosa sediminum genomic stretch:
- a CDS encoding HD domain-containing protein, producing the protein MTKAEQIQTTINFVKDKLRGAEGGHDWFHIERVYKNSKLIAKTEQVDLFIVELGALLHDIADSKFHNGDETVGPKVATAFLRTINVTEEVIQHVINIIENISYKGGNFEATFSSPELAVVQDADRLDAIGAIGIARTFNYGGFKNRELYNPDIAPNLNMTKAEYKASTAPTINHFYEKLLLLKDKMNTDTGKRIAAQRHDYMVSFLDQFYAEWQGER; encoded by the coding sequence ATGACAAAAGCAGAACAAATACAAACTACAATTAATTTTGTAAAAGACAAATTACGCGGTGCAGAAGGCGGACATGATTGGTTTCATATAGAACGTGTATACAAAAACTCTAAACTTATAGCCAAAACGGAACAGGTAGACCTTTTTATTGTTGAATTAGGTGCACTACTACACGATATTGCAGATAGTAAATTTCACAACGGCGATGAAACTGTTGGCCCTAAAGTAGCCACGGCATTTTTAAGAACAATTAATGTTACTGAAGAGGTAATACAACATGTTATTAATATAATTGAAAACATCTCTTATAAAGGCGGAAATTTTGAGGCAACATTTTCTTCTCCCGAACTCGCTGTGGTGCAAGATGCAGATAGACTAGATGCTATTGGAGCCATTGGTATTGCAAGGACTTTTAATTATGGTGGTTTTAAAAACAGAGAACTCTATAATCCAGACATCGCTCCAAATTTAAATATGACTAAAGCGGAATATAAAGCATCCACTGCACCTACAATTAATCATTTTTACGAAAAGCTTCTACTTCTTAAAGATAAAATGAACACAGATACAGGGAAACGTATTGCTGCACAACGCCACGATTATATGGTTAGTTTTTTAGATCAGTTTTATGCAGAATGGCAAGGCGAACGATAA
- a CDS encoding acyl-ACP desaturase: protein MSLKNVRLEVMQFLEKDVDALIEKYLIPTETIWQPTDFLPNSEGPNFFEEVKEIRELAKDLPYDFWVVLVGDMITEEALPTYESWLMDVEGVGQVERNGWSKWVRHWTAEENRHGDVLNKYLYLSGRVNMREIEKTTQYLISDGFDIGTDRDPYKNFVYTSFQELATYISHNRVAKLAKERGNKQLSKMCRIISGDEMRHHNAYSEFVERIFKVDPSQMMMAFHYMMKQKITMPAHFLRESGGQISTAFEEFSNTAQRIGVYTSMDYIDILQKLLKRWEIEKISGLTDEAEKARDYLIKLPARMTRIAERMKVPNNSFEFKWVEPAKL, encoded by the coding sequence ATGTCATTAAAAAATGTAAGGTTAGAAGTGATGCAGTTTTTAGAAAAAGACGTAGACGCTTTAATAGAAAAATATTTAATACCCACAGAAACCATATGGCAACCAACAGATTTTTTACCAAATTCTGAAGGCCCAAATTTTTTTGAAGAAGTAAAAGAAATTAGAGAACTGGCTAAAGACTTACCTTACGATTTTTGGGTTGTTTTAGTTGGAGATATGATTACTGAAGAAGCTTTGCCTACTTACGAGTCCTGGTTAATGGATGTAGAAGGGGTTGGACAAGTAGAACGTAACGGATGGTCTAAATGGGTACGCCACTGGACCGCCGAAGAAAACAGACACGGCGATGTGCTTAACAAATATCTTTACCTTTCTGGACGTGTGAATATGCGCGAAATTGAAAAAACCACACAGTACTTAATTTCTGATGGTTTTGATATTGGTACAGACCGCGACCCCTATAAAAACTTTGTATACACCAGCTTCCAAGAACTTGCTACTTACATTTCTCACAACCGTGTTGCAAAATTAGCTAAAGAGCGCGGCAATAAACAATTAAGCAAAATGTGCCGTATTATTTCTGGTGACGAAATGAGACACCACAATGCTTATAGCGAGTTTGTAGAACGTATTTTTAAAGTAGATCCAAGCCAAATGATGATGGCGTTTCACTATATGATGAAACAAAAAATTACCATGCCGGCACACTTTTTAAGAGAATCTGGCGGACAAATAAGTACGGCATTCGAAGAATTTTCGAACACAGCACAACGTATTGGTGTGTACACCTCTATGGACTATATTGACATCCTACAAAAATTACTGAAACGTTGGGAAATTGAAAAAATTTCTGGACTAACAGACGAAGCTGAAAAAGCTAGAGATTACCTCATTAAACTTCCAGCACGAATGACCCGTATTGCAGAACGCATGAAAGTACCAAACAATTCTTTTGAATTTAAATGGGTAGAGCCAGCAAAATTATAA
- a CDS encoding EF-hand domain-containing protein has translation MKLKTITFAATAVALFAFSFTSLAQDKKERPDPEKMLEMMDTDKNETISLDEFKATKRRKEMSTEELEKQFTMMDTDANGELTLEEFKARRKEKKGKKDM, from the coding sequence ATGAAATTAAAAACAATCACATTTGCAGCTACAGCTGTAGCATTATTTGCCTTTTCATTTACTTCGCTAGCACAAGACAAAAAAGAGAGACCTGATCCAGAAAAAATGTTAGAGATGATGGACACAGACAAGAATGAAACAATTTCGTTAGACGAATTTAAAGCGACTAAAAGAAGAAAAGAAATGTCTACAGAAGAATTAGAAAAGCAATTTACTATGATGGATACAGACGCTAATGGAGAACTTACCCTAGAAGAGTTTAAAGCGAGAAGAAAGGAAAAAAAAGGCAAGAAAGACATGTAA